A region from the Cryptosporangium arvum DSM 44712 genome encodes:
- a CDS encoding histidine kinase N-terminal 7TM domain-containing diguanylate cyclase, whose product MGGVLLTVTFSLSALAGAVTAATAFRHRARVPAGTPLGVATTGITGWSVAAAINAGVGDPAWTLPLAAVGIAGHVLIVVGYLGLTEVVAGRRWRPRRPVAALLAVEPLLVVVALATGVFFDGVERAADGSWQPVFGLGYTLHFLYCYAVTLTCAYRALRYAYRRSAFTRRVAGWLALIALPPIVVNLVAVTVLHNNDVTLIGTVISAGLAYGALTRRSIEWLPIARAQLIDALADGVVVIDRDGFVADANAVGRQLIVGSAPWVDDPIGVAVDSIDPTFPLLEPEDTDFVFASGRLGLDLEIRTRVIHDRTGSFAGWVMIARDVTAHRAQHRALEAANEQLREQITTIERLRADLAEQAVRDALTGLHNRRHLMNVLADAERGHTGPLSVALIDVDHFKQVNDRYGHAAGDRVLVAVAHLLASGARPDDVLARYGGEEFVLLLPGVASDAAHTCVDRLRTLVAGTALEVAGETVRVSFSAGVACGTAPVDADALLEAADLALYAAKRNGRDRVELATSVR is encoded by the coding sequence ATGGGGGGTGTGCTCCTCACCGTCACGTTCTCGCTCAGCGCGCTCGCCGGGGCCGTCACCGCCGCCACCGCGTTCCGTCACCGGGCGCGGGTCCCGGCCGGTACCCCGCTGGGCGTCGCGACCACGGGGATCACCGGCTGGTCGGTGGCGGCCGCGATCAACGCCGGCGTGGGCGACCCCGCCTGGACCCTGCCGCTGGCCGCGGTCGGTATCGCCGGGCACGTCCTGATCGTCGTGGGCTACCTCGGGCTCACCGAGGTGGTCGCCGGCCGCCGGTGGCGCCCGCGCCGCCCGGTGGCGGCCCTGCTCGCCGTCGAGCCCCTGCTCGTGGTCGTCGCGCTGGCCACCGGCGTGTTCTTCGACGGTGTCGAGCGGGCCGCCGACGGCTCCTGGCAGCCGGTCTTCGGCCTGGGCTACACGCTGCACTTCCTCTACTGCTACGCGGTGACGCTGACCTGCGCGTACCGGGCGTTGCGCTACGCGTACCGGCGGTCGGCGTTCACCCGCCGGGTCGCCGGTTGGCTGGCGCTCATCGCGTTACCGCCGATCGTGGTGAACCTGGTCGCGGTCACCGTGCTGCACAACAACGACGTCACGCTGATCGGGACGGTGATCAGCGCGGGGCTCGCGTACGGCGCGCTCACCCGGCGGTCGATCGAGTGGCTCCCGATCGCCCGCGCCCAGCTCATCGACGCACTCGCCGACGGCGTCGTCGTCATCGACCGGGACGGGTTCGTGGCCGACGCGAACGCGGTCGGCCGGCAGCTGATCGTCGGCAGCGCACCGTGGGTCGACGACCCGATCGGCGTCGCGGTGGACTCGATCGACCCGACGTTCCCGCTGCTCGAACCGGAAGACACCGACTTCGTCTTCGCGTCCGGGCGCCTCGGCCTCGACCTGGAGATCCGCACCCGGGTGATCCATGACCGCACCGGGTCGTTCGCGGGCTGGGTGATGATCGCCAGGGACGTCACCGCGCACCGGGCCCAGCACCGGGCGCTGGAGGCGGCGAACGAGCAGCTCCGGGAGCAGATCACGACGATCGAGCGGCTCCGCGCCGACCTGGCCGAGCAGGCGGTGCGTGACGCGCTGACCGGTCTGCACAACCGGCGGCACCTGATGAACGTCCTCGCCGACGCCGAGCGCGGGCACACCGGGCCGCTGAGCGTCGCGCTCATCGACGTCGACCACTTCAAGCAGGTCAACGACCGGTACGGGCACGCGGCCGGTGACCGGGTGCTGGTCGCGGTGGCGCACCTGCTCGCGTCCGGGGCGCGCCCGGACGATGTGCTGGCCCGCTACGGCGGCGAGGAGTTCGTGCTGCTGCTGCCCGGGGTGGCGAGCGACGCCGCGCACACCTGCGTCGATCGGCTGCGGACGCTGGTCGCGGGCACCGCGCTGGAGGTCGCCGGGGAGACGGTGCGGGTCAGCTTCTCGGCCGGCGTGGCCTGCGGGACCGCACCCGTGGACGCCGACGCCCTGCTGGAGGCGGCCGACCTCGCGCTCTACGCGGCGAAGCGGAACGGGCGCGACCGGGTGGAGCTGGCTACGTCCGTGCGTTGA
- a CDS encoding methyl-accepting chemotaxis protein, which translates to MHTEQTTDDALRRSADAIRAVVEASAEIEAFVELLNSVAAQTKLLALNASVEAARAGAAGRGFAIVASEVKDLATRTADGGDAIRRSIDALRARGHEAEQALARLGDQPEDHSEKPGNSRRVRPALR; encoded by the coding sequence GTGCACACGGAGCAGACGACGGACGACGCGCTACGGCGATCCGCCGACGCGATCCGCGCGGTGGTGGAGGCGAGCGCCGAGATCGAGGCGTTCGTCGAGTTGCTGAACAGCGTCGCTGCGCAGACGAAGCTGCTCGCGCTCAACGCCTCGGTCGAGGCCGCCCGGGCCGGTGCGGCCGGGCGCGGGTTCGCGATCGTCGCGTCCGAGGTGAAGGACCTGGCCACGCGCACGGCCGACGGCGGCGACGCGATCCGGCGCAGCATCGACGCGCTGCGTGCGCGCGGACACGAGGCCGAACAAGCGCTGGCCCGGCTGGGCGACCAACCCGAGGACCACTCCGAAAAGCCGGGTAACTCGCGCAGAGTGCGGCCAGCCCTTCGTTGA
- a CDS encoding ABC transporter substrate-binding protein — protein sequence MRSAKLVTVGVLAVALAAAGCTKNTGSDNNDDNNNQEAATQSATLAENSDGPAPDVPGAKPGGTVTIYTSGDFEHLDPQQNYVVPSQTVGSNLLYRSLLQYRENGDGKLELVGDLTTNTGEESNGGKTWKFTLKDGLKYEDGTPITANDVAYGIARSFSPDLPNGPHYIQQWLVGSGDYNAKYKGPYDGGAKIPPGVEVPDAKTIVFNFPTPHADAPFAMALPTTTPVPPSKDTKVQYDNRPFSSGPYKIQEYRRGQQMTLVRNTNWDAKTDPIRHQFPEKYVVDFTRTAEQASELLLADGGAAQTGLSFQDLQIPASVYPKVIANADAKKRILTGTTQFVWMFDFNLQRMKDINVRKAFNYALDREGLLKVWGSYSGDPATTILSPTTSGYEQYNQYDGGKNGDPAKAKELLGNKRVPLTYAYRNTERNQAVAAFLRSSMKEAGFDLTIQPVDEDQYYTVLGAKDNQFDVYMQGWGSDWPGGAAIIPPLFDGRAITPTGNQNITYLNDDQVNKEMDEILALSDLTEASKRWAKLDKDMMTRIVPIAPAIYDKQTTMYGSKIGGIYLSAPYGNSGLNNLFVK from the coding sequence ATGCGATCAGCGAAGTTAGTGACCGTCGGGGTTCTGGCGGTGGCGCTCGCGGCAGCGGGCTGCACCAAGAACACCGGGAGCGACAACAACGACGACAACAACAACCAAGAGGCCGCGACGCAGTCCGCGACGCTGGCGGAGAACTCCGATGGCCCCGCGCCCGACGTTCCCGGCGCGAAGCCCGGAGGCACGGTCACGATCTACACCAGCGGCGACTTCGAGCATCTCGATCCACAGCAGAACTACGTGGTGCCGTCCCAGACGGTCGGCTCCAACCTGCTGTACCGCTCGCTGCTGCAGTACCGGGAGAACGGCGACGGCAAGCTGGAGCTCGTCGGTGACCTCACCACCAATACCGGTGAGGAGTCCAACGGCGGCAAGACCTGGAAGTTCACGCTCAAGGACGGCCTGAAGTACGAGGACGGCACGCCGATCACCGCGAACGACGTCGCCTACGGCATCGCCCGCTCGTTCAGCCCCGACCTGCCGAACGGCCCGCACTACATCCAGCAGTGGCTGGTCGGCAGCGGTGACTACAACGCGAAGTACAAGGGCCCCTACGACGGCGGCGCGAAGATCCCGCCGGGGGTCGAGGTGCCCGACGCGAAGACGATCGTCTTCAACTTCCCGACGCCGCACGCGGACGCTCCGTTCGCGATGGCGCTGCCGACGACGACCCCGGTGCCGCCGTCGAAGGACACCAAGGTCCAGTACGACAACCGGCCGTTCTCGTCCGGGCCGTACAAGATCCAGGAGTACCGCCGCGGCCAGCAGATGACGCTGGTGCGCAACACGAACTGGGACGCCAAGACCGACCCGATCCGCCACCAGTTCCCGGAGAAGTACGTCGTCGACTTCACCCGCACCGCGGAGCAGGCCAGCGAGCTGCTCCTCGCCGACGGGGGCGCGGCGCAGACCGGACTGTCGTTCCAGGACCTGCAGATCCCGGCCAGCGTCTACCCGAAGGTGATCGCGAACGCGGACGCGAAGAAGCGGATCCTCACCGGCACGACGCAGTTCGTCTGGATGTTCGACTTCAACCTGCAGCGGATGAAGGACATCAACGTCCGGAAGGCGTTCAACTACGCGCTCGACCGCGAGGGCCTGCTGAAGGTGTGGGGTTCGTACTCCGGTGACCCGGCGACGACGATCCTGTCGCCGACGACGTCCGGGTACGAGCAGTACAACCAGTACGACGGCGGCAAGAACGGCGACCCGGCGAAGGCCAAGGAGCTGCTCGGCAACAAGCGGGTGCCGCTCACCTACGCCTACCGCAACACCGAGCGCAACCAGGCCGTGGCCGCGTTCCTGCGCAGCAGCATGAAAGAGGCCGGGTTCGACCTGACGATCCAGCCGGTGGACGAGGACCAGTACTACACGGTGCTCGGCGCGAAGGACAACCAGTTCGACGTCTACATGCAGGGCTGGGGTTCGGACTGGCCGGGCGGCGCGGCGATCATCCCGCCGCTGTTCGACGGGCGCGCGATCACGCCGACCGGCAACCAGAACATCACGTACCTCAACGACGACCAGGTCAACAAGGAGATGGACGAGATCCTCGCGCTCAGCGACCTCACCGAGGCGAGCAAGCGGTGGGCGAAGCTGGACAAGGACATGATGACGCGGATCGTGCCGATCGCCCCGGCGATCTACGACAAGCAGACGACGATGTACGGCTCGAAGATCGGCGGCATCTACCTGAGCGCGCCGTACGGCAACTCGGGGCTGAACAACCTCTTCGTGAAGTAG
- a CDS encoding ABC transporter permease, with the protein MFAGTATLVRLGLRLDRVRLPIWVLVLAVMPAATAAQYQGLYPTDADIRDVSGILANPALEAINGALFSVTLGGLTAWKIGATEFVLVALMSLLTVVRHTRAEEETGRLELVGSAATGRYAPLTAALLVAAIADVAAGVLVAALLAATGLPVAGSVAFGLATTVTGLLFAGVAAVAAQLVGAGRSATGIAAGVLGAAYLARALGDTGPTWLSWASPIGWAMRTRAFADERWWVPVLTLAVTSGLVVLAYALVERRDVGASLVPERPAPGSGSLGSPFALAWRLQRGVLLGWIVAMVFAGAVLGGSADGLSDSLESNANITDVLARLGGDAGIVDAYLAAVFGIMGLTIAAYTVQATLRMRTEEASQRVEPLLATPVGRLRWALGHLAFAVLGTPLLLAVAGLAGGVTYGLETADVSGQVPRLLAAALVQTPAAWVLAGFGVALFGLVPRWSVLAWGGLIACVLALELGALLGLSQWLIDVSPFAHVPKLPGDSLRTAPLVGLTVVAAALAAAGLAGFRRRDVG; encoded by the coding sequence ATGTTCGCCGGGACCGCCACCCTGGTGCGCCTGGGTCTGCGCCTCGACCGGGTGCGCCTGCCGATCTGGGTCCTCGTGCTCGCGGTGATGCCGGCCGCCACCGCGGCGCAGTACCAGGGCCTCTACCCCACCGACGCCGACATCCGGGACGTCAGCGGCATCCTCGCCAACCCCGCACTGGAGGCGATCAACGGGGCGCTGTTCTCGGTCACGCTCGGCGGCCTCACCGCCTGGAAGATCGGCGCGACCGAGTTCGTCCTGGTCGCGCTCATGAGCCTGCTCACCGTGGTGCGCCACACCCGCGCCGAGGAGGAGACCGGCCGCCTGGAGCTGGTCGGCTCGGCCGCGACCGGCCGGTACGCACCGCTCACCGCGGCGCTGCTGGTGGCCGCGATCGCGGACGTCGCCGCCGGGGTGCTGGTGGCGGCGCTCCTCGCGGCGACCGGTCTGCCGGTCGCGGGCTCGGTCGCGTTCGGGCTGGCCACCACCGTCACCGGGCTGCTGTTCGCCGGGGTCGCGGCGGTGGCCGCGCAGCTGGTCGGCGCCGGTCGCTCCGCGACCGGGATCGCCGCCGGCGTGCTGGGGGCCGCGTACCTGGCCCGGGCGCTCGGCGACACCGGGCCGACGTGGCTGAGCTGGGCGTCCCCGATCGGGTGGGCGATGCGCACCCGCGCGTTCGCCGACGAGCGCTGGTGGGTGCCGGTGCTGACGCTCGCGGTGACCTCGGGGCTGGTGGTGCTGGCCTACGCGCTGGTCGAGCGCCGGGACGTCGGCGCGAGCCTGGTGCCGGAACGGCCGGCGCCCGGGTCCGGTTCGCTGGGCTCGCCGTTCGCGCTCGCCTGGCGTCTGCAGCGCGGGGTGCTGCTCGGGTGGATCGTCGCGATGGTGTTCGCCGGTGCGGTGCTCGGCGGCTCGGCCGACGGGCTCTCGGACTCCCTCGAGTCCAATGCGAACATCACCGATGTGCTGGCCCGGCTCGGGGGCGACGCCGGGATCGTCGACGCCTACCTCGCGGCCGTGTTCGGCATCATGGGGCTGACGATCGCGGCCTACACCGTGCAGGCGACGCTCCGGATGCGCACCGAGGAAGCGTCGCAGCGCGTCGAGCCGCTGCTGGCGACGCCGGTCGGGCGGCTGCGCTGGGCGCTGGGGCACCTGGCGTTCGCGGTGCTCGGGACGCCGCTCCTGCTGGCCGTCGCCGGGCTGGCGGGCGGGGTGACCTACGGTCTGGAGACCGCGGACGTCAGTGGGCAGGTGCCGCGCCTGCTGGCGGCCGCGCTGGTGCAGACCCCGGCGGCGTGGGTACTGGCCGGGTTCGGCGTCGCGCTGTTCGGGCTGGTGCCGCGGTGGAGCGTGCTGGCCTGGGGCGGGCTGATCGCCTGCGTCCTCGCGCTGGAGCTGGGGGCGCTGCTCGGTCTGAGCCAGTGGCTGATCGACGTGTCCCCGTTCGCCCACGTCCCGAAGCTGCCGGGCGATTCGCTCCGCACCGCGCCCCTCGTCGGGCTCACGGTGGTGGCGGCGGCGCTGGCCGCGGCCGGCCTGGCCGGCTTCCGCCGCCGGGACGTCGGCTGA
- a CDS encoding ABC transporter ATP-binding protein — protein sequence MTDAVSVSGLIKNFGPTRALNGLDLAVRTGEVHGFLGPNGAGKTTTIRILLGLARSDGGTARLLGGDPWKDATTLHRRLAYVPGDVTLWPNLSGGEIVDLLGRLRGGVNQKRRTELLERFQLDPRKKGRAYSKGNRQKVALVAAFASEADLLILDEPTSGLDPLMEEVFRASVAEFVATEGRTVLLSSHILSEVEALADRVTIIRDGRTVESGTLAELRHLSRTSIRAELAGPAHLDRVHDLVVRGDRVTFTVENADLDHVMRQLAGIGIRSLESRPPTLEELFLSHYEAVA from the coding sequence ATGACCGACGCCGTCTCGGTTTCCGGTCTCATCAAGAACTTCGGCCCCACCAGGGCCCTCAACGGGCTCGACCTCGCCGTCCGCACCGGCGAGGTCCACGGCTTCCTCGGCCCGAACGGCGCCGGGAAGACCACCACGATCCGCATCCTGCTGGGGCTGGCCCGCTCCGACGGCGGCACCGCGAGGCTGCTCGGCGGCGACCCGTGGAAGGACGCCACCACGCTGCACCGGCGCCTCGCCTACGTCCCCGGCGACGTCACGCTGTGGCCGAACCTCTCCGGCGGCGAGATCGTCGACCTGCTCGGCCGGCTGCGCGGCGGCGTCAACCAGAAGCGCCGCACCGAGCTGCTCGAACGGTTCCAGCTCGACCCCCGCAAGAAGGGCCGCGCCTACTCCAAGGGCAACCGGCAGAAGGTCGCGCTGGTCGCCGCGTTCGCGTCCGAGGCCGACCTGCTGATCCTCGACGAGCCGACCTCCGGCCTGGACCCGCTGATGGAGGAGGTCTTCCGCGCGTCGGTCGCCGAGTTCGTCGCGACCGAGGGCCGAACCGTGCTGCTCTCCAGCCACATCCTGTCCGAGGTGGAGGCGCTCGCCGACCGCGTGACGATCATCCGCGACGGCCGGACCGTGGAGAGCGGCACGCTCGCCGAGCTGCGTCACCTGTCGCGGACGTCGATCCGGGCCGAGCTGGCCGGGCCCGCGCACCTCGACCGGGTGCACGACCTGGTGGTCCGCGGGGACCGGGTCACGTTCACCGTGGAGAACGCCGACCTGGACCACGTGATGCGTCAGCTGGCCGGGATCGGCATCCGCAGCCTGGAGAGCCGGCCGCCGACGCTGGAGGAGCTCTTCCTCTCGCACTACGAGGCGGTGGCCTGA
- a CDS encoding TetR/AcrR family transcriptional regulator, translated as MPDPDDLTARARIRQAALTQFADVGFQKATIRSIAAEAGVSPGLLRHHFGSKEALRDAVDAYVMDEIRRTNDDVTAASATGTFGASVDREALRPFQRYLARALLDGSSTIATMFDQLAAMTTQWVAAADETRTDRPGTDTHTRGALYTAMVLGIPLLHEHLSRVLGVDILSDDGDRRVALAMLEIYSHPLISTELAEQARAALYPDPPSRSAR; from the coding sequence GTGCCCGACCCCGACGACCTGACCGCACGCGCCCGCATCCGGCAGGCCGCGCTCACCCAGTTCGCCGACGTCGGGTTCCAGAAAGCGACGATCCGTAGCATCGCGGCCGAGGCCGGGGTCTCCCCCGGCCTGCTCCGCCACCACTTCGGATCAAAAGAGGCGCTGCGCGACGCCGTGGACGCCTATGTCATGGACGAGATCCGCCGCACCAACGACGACGTCACGGCGGCCAGCGCGACCGGCACCTTCGGCGCCTCGGTGGACCGTGAGGCGCTCCGCCCGTTCCAGCGCTACCTCGCCCGTGCCCTGCTGGACGGATCGTCCACGATCGCGACCATGTTCGACCAGCTCGCCGCGATGACGACGCAGTGGGTCGCCGCCGCGGACGAGACCCGCACCGACCGGCCCGGCACCGACACGCACACCCGCGGCGCCCTCTACACCGCGATGGTGCTCGGCATCCCGCTGCTCCACGAGCACCTGTCCCGGGTGCTGGGCGTCGACATCCTCTCCGACGACGGCGACCGGCGCGTCGCGCTGGCGATGCTCGAGATCTACTCGCACCCGCTGATCAGCACCGAGCTCGCCGAACAGGCGCGAGCCGCCCTCTACCCGGATCCTCCCTCAAGGAGCGCACGATGA
- a CDS encoding SDR family oxidoreductase, translated as MAALDFTGRTVLVTGGTKGIGRVVAETFARAGAAVVVCARNEPDEPAPGLFVKTDVRDPASVDALVDAAVDRFGRLDVLINNAGGSPEADAATVSPRFVEKVVALNLLAPFYVSQAAYRVMRTQETGGSIVNIGSVSATDPQPGTAAYSAAKAGLLTLTKALALEWGPDVRVNHITAGLIRTEAARYTEQTASLIPAGRLAEPADIANACLFLGGELASYVNGADLAVHGGGEVPARYVVNP; from the coding sequence ATGGCGGCGCTGGACTTCACCGGACGGACCGTGCTGGTCACCGGCGGCACGAAGGGCATCGGGCGGGTCGTCGCCGAGACGTTCGCCCGGGCCGGCGCCGCGGTCGTGGTCTGCGCGCGCAACGAGCCGGACGAGCCGGCGCCAGGCCTGTTCGTGAAGACCGACGTCCGTGACCCGGCCTCGGTCGACGCCCTGGTGGACGCCGCGGTGGACCGCTTCGGGCGGCTGGACGTGCTGATCAACAACGCCGGCGGCTCGCCCGAGGCGGACGCGGCCACGGTGTCGCCCCGTTTCGTCGAGAAGGTCGTGGCGCTCAACCTGCTGGCGCCGTTCTACGTCTCCCAGGCGGCGTACCGGGTGATGCGGACCCAGGAGACCGGCGGCTCGATCGTCAACATCGGCAGCGTGTCGGCCACGGATCCGCAGCCGGGCACGGCGGCGTACTCGGCGGCGAAGGCCGGCCTGCTCACGCTCACCAAGGCGCTGGCGCTGGAGTGGGGCCCGGACGTGCGGGTCAACCACATCACGGCCGGGCTCATCCGCACCGAGGCCGCCCGCTACACCGAGCAGACCGCGAGCCTGATCCCGGCCGGTCGCCTCGCCGAACCCGCCGACATCGCCAACGCCTGCCTGTTCCTGGGCGGCGAGCTGGCCTCCTACGTCAACGGTGCCGACCTCGCCGTCCACGGAGGCGGCGAAGTTCCGGCGCGCTATGTCGTGAACCCCTAG
- a CDS encoding GGDEF domain-containing protein, which translates to MRVQRPGRALRDQALERERAVAEGAARLAASGDRDVVQSTAVETAAAIAGSAGAKGVRVMLGIGHDLRHEIVATAGERTASAIGRVVDFDELPEHLVAALRRGEAIYLERPESDLAPRRGGVLVIRLRAGGRDVGVLSVSANAPLTPAVRAALCSWTSQVAASLAGLALTEELLHRAYHDPLTGLANRELLRQRLEAALHGGPAEGFTAFLLLDLDRFDQITEALGARAGDDVLCAVADRLRGMVGPGDLAVRLDVAEFGLVLGGVRDADAATAVAERLISALRAPITADGHPVTIGGSIGVALRAPGTGASIDEIVGDADAAMNRAREAAGPVRRLSVAS; encoded by the coding sequence ATGCGCGTTCAGCGACCTGGCCGAGCACTGCGCGACCAGGCTCTCGAGCGGGAGCGCGCGGTCGCGGAGGGCGCGGCGAGGCTCGCGGCGAGCGGTGATCGCGACGTCGTGCAGAGCACCGCGGTCGAGACGGCGGCGGCGATCGCCGGCAGCGCCGGCGCCAAGGGCGTCCGGGTGATGCTCGGCATCGGCCACGACCTGCGCCACGAGATCGTGGCCACGGCCGGGGAACGGACCGCCAGCGCGATCGGCCGGGTCGTGGACTTCGACGAGCTGCCCGAGCACCTGGTCGCCGCGCTCCGCCGGGGTGAAGCGATCTACCTGGAACGGCCGGAGTCCGACCTCGCGCCGCGCCGGGGCGGCGTCCTGGTCATCCGGTTGCGGGCCGGCGGGCGTGACGTCGGCGTGCTGTCGGTGTCGGCGAACGCGCCGCTCACCCCGGCGGTGCGCGCGGCCCTGTGCTCCTGGACCAGCCAGGTCGCGGCGAGCCTGGCCGGGCTCGCGCTCACCGAGGAGCTGCTGCACCGGGCCTACCACGACCCGCTCACCGGGCTGGCCAACCGCGAGCTGCTGCGCCAGCGGCTCGAGGCCGCCCTGCACGGCGGTCCGGCCGAGGGTTTCACCGCGTTCCTGCTGCTCGACCTCGACCGGTTCGACCAGATCACCGAAGCGCTCGGGGCCCGGGCCGGTGACGACGTCCTGTGCGCGGTGGCCGACCGGCTGCGCGGCATGGTCGGCCCCGGGGACCTCGCGGTGCGCCTCGACGTCGCCGAGTTCGGTCTGGTGCTCGGTGGGGTCCGGGACGCCGACGCGGCCACCGCGGTCGCGGAGCGTCTGATCAGCGCGCTGCGGGCGCCGATCACCGCGGACGGGCACCCGGTGACGATCGGCGGGTCGATCGGCGTGGCCCTGCGCGCTCCGGGCACCGGCGCCTCGATCGACGAGATCGTCGGGGACGCCGACGCCGCGATGAACCGTGCCCGCGAGGCCGCCGGCCCCGTCCGCCGCCTCTCGGTCGCCTCGTAG
- a CDS encoding HpcH/HpaI aldolase/citrate lyase family protein: MSTWTPAGPAWLFCPADRPDRYAKAAAAADVVILDLEDAVAPADKDAARRALAATPLDPGRTVVRVNAGDPTDDLRALRDTPYRRVMLPKAESAAQVSALRPFEVVALVESPHGALAVADLAAAENTIGLMWGPEDLTAALGGSSARYADGRFRHVHQQVRSTTLLAAKAHGRLALDTVHLDIADLDGQRAEAEDAVAIGFDGTVAIHPSQVPVIRAAYTPPPGEVEWARRVLEAARGERGVFRFEGRMVDSPVLRHAETLLRRA; the protein is encoded by the coding sequence GTGAGCACGTGGACTCCGGCCGGGCCGGCCTGGTTGTTCTGCCCGGCCGACCGGCCGGACCGCTACGCCAAGGCCGCGGCCGCCGCCGACGTGGTGATCCTCGACCTGGAGGACGCCGTCGCGCCGGCCGACAAGGACGCGGCCCGGCGGGCGCTCGCCGCGACGCCGCTCGACCCCGGGCGCACGGTCGTGCGCGTCAACGCCGGTGACCCCACCGACGATCTCCGGGCGCTGCGCGACACCCCCTACCGGCGGGTGATGCTCCCGAAGGCCGAGTCGGCGGCCCAGGTCTCCGCGCTGCGCCCGTTCGAGGTCGTCGCGCTGGTGGAGTCGCCCCACGGTGCCCTGGCGGTGGCCGACCTCGCCGCCGCGGAGAACACGATCGGCCTCATGTGGGGCCCGGAGGACCTCACCGCGGCGCTGGGCGGGAGCTCGGCCCGGTACGCCGACGGGCGGTTCCGGCACGTGCACCAGCAGGTCCGCTCCACCACCCTGCTGGCCGCGAAGGCGCACGGGCGGCTCGCGCTCGACACCGTCCACCTCGACATCGCCGACCTCGACGGCCAGCGCGCGGAGGCCGAGGACGCGGTGGCGATCGGCTTCGACGGCACGGTCGCGATCCACCCGAGCCAGGTGCCGGTGATCCGCGCGGCGTACACGCCGCCGCCCGGTGAGGTCGAGTGGGCCCGGCGCGTGCTCGAGGCCGCCCGCGGCGAACGCGGGGTGTTCCGCTTCGAGGGCCGGATGGTCGACTCGCCGGTGCTGCGCCACGCCGAGACCCTGCTGCGGCGAGCGTGA